One window of Quercus robur chromosome 5, dhQueRobu3.1, whole genome shotgun sequence genomic DNA carries:
- the LOC126729150 gene encoding S-protein homolog 5-like has translation MKISIRLLLTLSVAIVLLVIFMSMLRPAEPLNGGSEYEVRVVNGFTNNSSLPLVIWCASKDSELGGRALQEHDDFSWRLKTNIWGTTHFWCTMKWDQMRKSFDAFKASRDAYRCGTARKCSWLVKEDGFYFSNDEVNWQKDFPWY, from the coding sequence ATGAAGATTTCTATCAGACTTTTGCTTACCCTCTCTGTAGCCATTGTATTGTTAGTTATTTTTATGTCAATGTTACGACCTGCAGAGCCCTTAAATGGTGGTTCTGAATATGAAGTTCGTGTGGTCAATGGGTTCACAAACAACTCCTCATTGCCTCTGGTCATTTGGTGTGCTTCAAAAGACAGTGAATTGGGAGGACGTGCACTTCAAGAGCATGACGATTTCAGCTGGAGGCTCAAGACCAACATATGGGGCACCACTCATTTTTGGTGCACCATGAAATGGGACCAAATGAGGAAGAGTTTTGATGCGTTTAAGGCTTCCAGAGATGCTTATCGATGTGGGACTGCTAGGAAGTGCTCTTGGTTGGTCAAAGAGGATGGGTTTTATTTCAGCAACGATGAAGTGAATTGGCAAAAGGACTTTCCATGGTACTAG